The Flavobacterium marginilacus genome window below encodes:
- a CDS encoding tetratricopeptide repeat-containing hybrid sensor histidine kinase/response regulator: MRSNNLLKTNKDQITTLLDQSYALRVNDLPKSFALAEEALQISTAIEDKKLIGKSLNLLSLYYMIVSDFEESNKKSEEAILYFKELNYEKGIADAKYNIGSVHYKTNNYHLGLMYLIDALKIYKKLQDFYNQSKAEKAIGTVYEYIGDYNNAFKSFKSSIRVAKRINDINLESNVYNNLSGLLIKKNKDKLAMQIIEYSMDLKKRTNDIRGFAFAIYGRGKVHYKNGNIQQAEADFLEAAKIHISMGEKMGTAMAYNKLGVLYLKENLFEKAESITKEGLELSIKYNISMIKIKNYYLLYQIHKLSNYKLKALEYLESYIKEKELVINTQTLKVIENYELIHKMNTLDREAILQKERQILIDKKNKDEEESVRLKQKFISIMSHEIRTPLNAITTIISILENQVDVESQKMIKKLQFASNNLINIVNDILDFNKLDSKKSKLEMYPSNFKELCDNICNTYEGMAKEKGIEVVFQNDILKNKTYLVDETKVTQILGNLISNAIKFTEKGKVEFRAKIIEERKNHDLLELRVIDSGEGISKKDLSEIFVSFSQIKPVTTRKQGGTGLGLAIVKMLVELHKSEIKVISKEGEGSEFFFILKLKKAEEIVVEKEEKLFNLNDKKVLIVEDTPLNAFLLKKVLSKWGIQTDHVLNGKLAVETVQSKKYDLILMDIHMPEMNGFEATKQIRENANKNSNTPIFAVTADVMTENDQENFRLFNGLILKPLEIEKLYSILSKEIQKGDDLKFAI; this comes from the coding sequence ATGCGGTCCAATAATTTATTAAAAACTAATAAAGACCAAATCACTACTCTATTAGATCAATCTTATGCTTTACGCGTTAATGATTTGCCCAAAAGTTTTGCACTTGCAGAAGAGGCACTTCAAATTAGCACTGCAATAGAGGATAAGAAATTAATTGGAAAAAGTTTAAATCTGCTTTCTCTATATTATATGATTGTAAGTGATTTTGAAGAGTCCAATAAAAAATCGGAAGAAGCCATTCTTTATTTCAAGGAATTAAATTACGAAAAAGGTATTGCCGATGCCAAGTATAATATAGGAAGTGTCCATTATAAAACAAATAATTATCACTTGGGATTGATGTATCTAATTGATGCACTCAAAATATATAAAAAACTCCAAGACTTCTACAATCAATCTAAAGCTGAAAAAGCTATAGGTACTGTTTATGAATATATTGGTGATTACAACAATGCATTTAAGTCCTTTAAAAGTTCCATAAGAGTTGCAAAAAGAATAAATGATATTAATTTAGAATCGAATGTGTATAATAATCTTTCGGGTCTATTAATAAAAAAGAACAAAGATAAGCTGGCGATGCAGATTATTGAATACTCAATGGATTTGAAAAAGCGTACCAACGATATTCGAGGGTTTGCTTTTGCAATTTATGGAAGAGGAAAAGTGCATTATAAAAATGGTAATATTCAGCAAGCAGAAGCAGATTTTCTTGAAGCAGCAAAGATACATATCTCCATGGGAGAAAAAATGGGCACAGCAATGGCTTATAATAAACTAGGAGTTTTGTATCTAAAAGAAAATTTGTTTGAGAAGGCTGAATCGATTACAAAAGAAGGACTTGAGCTGAGTATAAAATATAATATTTCTATGATAAAGATAAAGAATTACTATTTGCTTTATCAAATTCATAAGCTAAGTAATTACAAATTAAAAGCATTAGAATATTTAGAATCATACATAAAAGAAAAAGAATTGGTTATTAATACTCAAACGCTTAAAGTAATTGAGAATTATGAGCTAATACATAAAATGAATACCTTAGATCGCGAGGCAATTCTTCAAAAGGAAAGACAGATACTAATTGATAAAAAAAACAAGGACGAAGAAGAGTCTGTTCGGTTAAAACAAAAATTTATTTCTATAATGAGTCACGAAATAAGGACTCCGTTGAATGCAATTACGACCATAATTTCAATTCTTGAGAATCAAGTTGATGTTGAGAGCCAAAAAATGATTAAAAAACTGCAGTTCGCTTCAAACAATCTTATTAACATTGTAAATGATATTTTGGATTTTAATAAGTTGGATTCTAAAAAATCAAAGCTAGAAATGTATCCCTCAAATTTCAAAGAACTTTGCGATAATATCTGCAATACCTATGAAGGAATGGCCAAGGAAAAAGGGATAGAAGTTGTTTTTCAAAATGATATTTTAAAAAACAAAACCTATTTAGTAGATGAAACCAAAGTCACTCAGATTTTGGGGAATCTTATAAGTAATGCCATAAAATTTACCGAAAAAGGGAAAGTAGAGTTTAGAGCCAAAATTATAGAAGAAAGAAAGAATCACGATCTTTTAGAATTAAGAGTTATTGATTCTGGCGAAGGTATTTCGAAAAAAGATTTATCGGAAATATTTGTAAGCTTTTCACAGATTAAACCGGTTACCACTCGTAAGCAGGGAGGGACAGGTTTGGGACTGGCTATTGTAAAAATGCTGGTAGAACTTCATAAAAGCGAAATAAAAGTTATCAGTAAAGAAGGAGAAGGTTCAGAGTTTTTCTTTATTCTAAAATTAAAAAAAGCCGAGGAAATAGTTGTTGAAAAAGAAGAGAAGCTTTTTAATTTAAACGATAAAAAGGTGCTGATTGTAGAAGATACACCTTTAAATGCCTTTTTGCTGAAAAAAGTACTTTCAAAATGGGGCATTCAAACAGACCATGTTTTGAATGGCAAACTGGCAGTAGAGACCGTGCAGAGTAAAAAATATGATTTGATACTTATGGATATTCACATGCCCGAAATGAATGGATTTGAAGCCACAAAACAGATTAGAGAGAATGCAAATAAAAATTCAAACACGCCAATTTTTGCAGTAACTGCCGATGTTATGACCGAAAATGATCAGGAGAATTTTCGTCTTTTCAATGGGTTAATACTAAAACCATTAGAAATCGAAAAATTATACTCGATTCTTTCAAAAGAAATACAGAAAGGAGATGATTTAAAGTTTGCAATCTAA
- a CDS encoding ABC transporter permease, which produces MIKLFKENIRIALGSIRTQILRTTLTVLIIAIGITALVGILTIVAALGNTLSSNFASMGANTFNISQYENTSRRHGGDEREVINPIISYPEAVAFKNKYNYPMTETSLSFTATSTAEVKYESLKTDPEISVLGVDDRFLTNSGLETSSGRNFTSFDISNNAYVCVLGSDFAKGILKDVNPIGKTISVRGAKFKVIGLLKEKGSTFGNSQDLRVLIPIQVARSLFTSPNINYSVSVMVGKKELLNQATDYAISMMRRIRKLSPVKDNNFGVVRSDDLINKIMSISEYLNTAAWVIGIITILGSSIALMNIMIVSVTERTREIGVRKALGAKKSTIAFQFFIETLLIGQIGGMIGIIFGILIGLGISTAMNFAFVIPWGAIIAAFVTSFIVAVVSGLYPSVKSANLDPIEALRYE; this is translated from the coding sequence ATGATAAAACTATTCAAAGAAAATATTCGAATCGCTTTGGGTTCTATCCGGACTCAAATATTACGAACCACTCTTACGGTACTGATTATCGCCATTGGTATAACTGCTTTAGTTGGAATCCTGACTATTGTAGCAGCACTTGGCAACACCCTGTCATCTAACTTTGCTTCGATGGGAGCCAATACATTTAACATCAGCCAATACGAAAATACGTCCCGACGACATGGCGGCGATGAACGTGAAGTTATAAACCCTATTATTTCCTATCCCGAAGCAGTGGCATTCAAAAATAAATATAATTACCCAATGACCGAAACGTCATTATCCTTTACTGCCACATCGACTGCTGAAGTAAAATATGAATCTTTAAAAACTGACCCTGAAATAAGCGTTTTAGGGGTTGATGACCGTTTCTTAACTAATTCTGGTCTGGAAACCAGCTCAGGAAGAAATTTTACCAGTTTTGACATTTCAAACAATGCTTACGTTTGTGTGCTGGGATCTGATTTTGCAAAAGGAATTTTGAAAGATGTAAATCCTATAGGTAAAACGATTTCTGTACGCGGCGCCAAATTTAAAGTGATTGGCCTGCTGAAGGAGAAAGGATCCACCTTTGGAAACAGTCAGGATTTAAGAGTTTTGATCCCTATACAAGTTGCCCGATCTTTATTTACATCGCCCAACATTAACTATTCTGTGAGTGTAATGGTCGGGAAAAAAGAATTATTAAACCAAGCTACTGACTATGCTATTAGTATGATGCGCAGAATTCGAAAATTAAGTCCTGTAAAAGATAATAATTTTGGCGTAGTACGAAGTGATGATTTAATCAATAAAATAATGAGCATCTCGGAATATTTAAATACGGCTGCTTGGGTCATAGGAATTATTACAATCTTGGGATCATCTATCGCTTTGATGAATATTATGATCGTTTCGGTAACGGAACGCACACGGGAGATTGGAGTCCGAAAAGCTTTGGGAGCAAAAAAATCGACCATTGCCTTTCAATTTTTTATTGAAACACTGCTGATTGGCCAAATTGGCGGTATGATCGGAATTATTTTTGGAATTTTAATTGGTCTTGGAATTTCGACTGCAATGAACTTTGCATTTGTAATTCCGTGGGGAGCCATTATAGCCGCTTTTGTAACCAGTTTTATTGTTGCTGTCGTTTCTGGATTGTATCCTTCTGTAAAATCGGCAAATCTAGATCCTATTGAGGCATTGCGGTATGAGTAG
- the hisS gene encoding histidine--tRNA ligase, whose protein sequence is MASKPSIPKGTRDFSPAEVAKRQYIIQIIKSNFEKFGFQPIETPSFENSETLMGKYGEEGDRLIFKILNSGDYLSKANESHLEAKDSTKLTSSISEKALRYDLTVPFARYVVQHQNEIEFPFKRYQIQPVWRADRPQKGRFREFFQCDADVVGSKSLWQEVELVQLYDSVFTALGLAGVTIKINNRKILSGIAEVIGASDKLIDFTVALDKLDKIGEDGVKKEMIEKGIAEEAIAKVQPLFNFTGTISEKIEKLSVLLSSSDEGLKGVEELRFICDNVQNLGLSTAGLDLDVTLARGLNYYTGAIFEVAAPKTVAMGSIGGGGRYDDLTGIFGLKNMSGVGISFGLDRIYLVIEELGLFPEAVTSTSKALFINYGEKEAFYSMKAIKELRASGIKVELYPDNVKVAKQFQHADKRFIPYAVIVGDAEMNENKYALKDLASGEQKKVNLEELKELLK, encoded by the coding sequence ATGGCTTCAAAACCAAGCATTCCAAAAGGAACCAGAGATTTTTCACCTGCTGAGGTGGCAAAAAGGCAATACATTATCCAGATCATAAAAAGCAATTTCGAGAAATTTGGATTTCAGCCTATAGAAACTCCTTCATTCGAAAACTCCGAAACCTTAATGGGTAAATATGGAGAAGAAGGAGACCGATTGATTTTTAAAATATTGAACTCCGGTGATTATTTGTCAAAAGCTAATGAAAGCCATTTGGAAGCCAAAGACAGCACGAAATTAACATCAAGCATTTCGGAAAAAGCCTTGCGTTACGATTTAACCGTTCCGTTTGCACGTTATGTAGTGCAGCACCAAAACGAAATCGAATTTCCTTTCAAAAGATATCAAATTCAGCCTGTTTGGCGCGCCGATCGTCCGCAGAAAGGACGTTTCAGAGAATTTTTTCAATGTGATGCCGATGTGGTGGGTTCAAAATCGCTGTGGCAGGAAGTAGAATTGGTGCAATTGTATGATTCGGTTTTTACTGCATTAGGATTAGCAGGAGTAACCATAAAAATCAATAACCGAAAAATTCTTTCGGGAATAGCCGAAGTAATCGGAGCATCAGATAAATTGATTGATTTTACAGTAGCCTTGGACAAACTCGACAAAATAGGCGAGGATGGTGTAAAAAAAGAAATGATCGAGAAAGGAATTGCCGAAGAGGCGATTGCCAAAGTTCAGCCGTTATTCAATTTTACAGGCACCATCTCAGAGAAAATAGAAAAATTATCAGTACTGCTTTCTTCATCAGACGAAGGATTAAAAGGTGTTGAAGAACTGCGTTTCATTTGTGACAATGTGCAGAATTTAGGATTGTCAACTGCAGGTTTGGATTTGGATGTAACATTGGCCAGAGGATTAAATTATTATACAGGTGCTATTTTTGAAGTAGCTGCTCCAAAAACTGTTGCTATGGGGTCTATTGGCGGCGGCGGACGCTATGATGATTTGACTGGTATTTTTGGATTAAAAAACATGAGCGGTGTAGGGATTTCTTTTGGTCTTGACCGAATTTATCTGGTTATCGAAGAATTGGGATTATTCCCGGAAGCAGTGACTTCAACTTCTAAAGCTTTGTTTATTAACTACGGCGAAAAAGAGGCATTTTATTCGATGAAAGCCATCAAAGAATTGCGTGCTTCAGGAATTAAAGTTGAATTATATCCTGATAATGTTAAAGTGGCTAAACAATTCCAGCATGCCGATAAACGATTTATACCTTATGCTGTAATCGTGGGTGATGCCGAAATGAATGAGAATAAATATGCTTTGAAAGATTTGGCTTCCGGAGAACAGAAAAAAGTAAACCTGGAAGAGCTGAAAGAGCTTTTAAAATAA
- a CDS encoding prolyl oligopeptidase family serine peptidase → MRSPILYCLLLILCTITSVQAQLKAITDQTDYPFWINLPKQEILDNKAPVILFLHGKSLSGTNLNRVKRYGVIRAIERGKEIPAIVIAPQVAHGAWDPEKLLKVLEYVQNNYNTDLTKVYVCGMSLGGYGTFDFAGRYPEKITAAVAICGGGNTKDACNLATIPLWVIHGNRDYIVPISQSKKMVKAIQTCNPDANLTFTIVKGGNHGSVEHFFREDKIYNWMLEKSKFIP, encoded by the coding sequence ATGCGCTCCCCCATCTTATACTGCTTACTACTCATTCTTTGCACAATTACATCCGTACAAGCCCAACTAAAAGCTATAACAGACCAAACCGACTATCCATTCTGGATTAATCTGCCTAAACAGGAGATATTAGACAACAAAGCCCCTGTTATCTTATTCCTGCACGGCAAAAGCCTCTCCGGGACAAATTTGAACCGTGTAAAACGTTACGGAGTAATCCGGGCCATCGAAAGAGGAAAAGAAATTCCTGCCATTGTAATTGCACCGCAAGTAGCTCATGGGGCTTGGGATCCCGAAAAACTGCTGAAGGTTTTAGAGTATGTACAAAACAATTACAATACCGATTTGACAAAAGTTTATGTCTGCGGAATGAGTCTGGGCGGTTACGGTACTTTTGATTTTGCAGGCAGATATCCTGAAAAAATTACGGCTGCTGTAGCCATTTGCGGAGGCGGAAACACAAAAGATGCATGCAATCTTGCAACAATCCCACTTTGGGTCATTCATGGGAACAGGGATTACATTGTTCCAATTTCGCAATCCAAAAAAATGGTCAAAGCAATTCAAACCTGTAATCCCGATGCGAATCTCACTTTTACAATTGTTAAAGGAGGAAATCATGGCAGTGTAGAACATTTTTTCCGTGAAGATAAAATTTACAATTGGATGCTTGAAAAAAGTAAATTTATCCCATAA
- a CDS encoding tyrosine-protein phosphatase yields MLTLFKSKPILRDLIPDSHIDIHSHLLPGIDDGAKTFEDSLRLTKRLLSFGFSQFITTPHIIQHVWDNTQEQILTNKEKTVKELEKNSINVPFRAAAEYLMDDQFVQLFQSGELLTLKDNYVLVEMSYINPPIHLHNILFDLRIAGYIPVLAHPERYLFYHNNFNEYLKLKKTGCLFQLNLLSTVGYYGNNITKITENLLKKGMYDFVGSDVHHDNHLAAFQQKAQVKDLSPLKEIISNNQFFKIE; encoded by the coding sequence ATGCTTACACTTTTCAAATCAAAACCAATACTCAGGGATCTCATCCCTGACAGTCATATAGATATTCACTCACATCTTTTGCCAGGAATTGATGATGGCGCCAAAACATTTGAAGACAGCTTGAGACTTACAAAAAGACTCCTTAGTTTTGGTTTCTCTCAATTTATAACAACTCCTCATATCATTCAGCATGTTTGGGACAATACTCAAGAACAGATTCTAACCAACAAAGAAAAAACTGTAAAAGAACTAGAGAAAAACAGCATAAATGTCCCTTTCCGTGCTGCTGCCGAATATCTGATGGACGATCAATTTGTTCAATTATTTCAATCTGGAGAATTATTAACTTTAAAAGATAATTATGTTCTTGTAGAGATGTCTTATATAAATCCTCCCATCCATTTGCATAATATTCTTTTTGATCTCAGAATAGCTGGCTACATACCTGTTTTAGCACATCCCGAACGCTATTTATTCTACCATAATAATTTCAATGAATATTTAAAACTAAAAAAAACAGGCTGTCTGTTTCAGCTCAATTTATTATCAACAGTGGGATACTATGGCAACAATATTACTAAAATTACCGAAAATCTTTTAAAGAAAGGAATGTATGATTTTGTTGGCTCAGATGTGCATCATGACAATCATTTAGCAGCTTTTCAGCAAAAAGCACAGGTAAAAGATTTGTCCCCATTAAAAGAAATCATTTCTAATAACCAATTTTTTAAAATAGAATAA
- a CDS encoding GDP-L-fucose synthase family protein → MNKEIKIYIAGHNGMVGSAIWRTLINSGFKNLIGASSKELDLRDQKAVRDFIAKENPEVIIDAAARVGGILANNDYPYQFIMENMQIQNNLIDAALQSGVEKFIFLGSSCIYPKLAPQPLKEDYLLTDTLEPTNEWYAIAKITGVKTCQAIRKQFGKDYVSLMPTNLYGTYDNFDLNTSHVLPAMIRKFHEAKENNNAPVTLWGSGTPMREFLFVDDMAKAVIFALENKLPDYLYNVGTGEDLTIKQLAETVQRITRHKGEIIWDSSKPDGTPRKLMDVSKMHELGWKHQVDLEEGIQKTYDWFLQNVGKFKQVKL, encoded by the coding sequence ATGAACAAAGAAATTAAGATTTATATTGCAGGGCACAACGGAATGGTCGGCAGTGCTATTTGGCGAACACTAATTAATAGTGGATTTAAGAATTTAATAGGTGCTTCTAGTAAAGAATTAGATCTTAGAGATCAAAAAGCAGTTCGTGATTTTATTGCAAAAGAAAATCCTGAAGTTATTATAGATGCTGCTGCCCGTGTCGGTGGTATTCTTGCTAATAATGATTATCCATATCAATTTATTATGGAAAACATGCAGATTCAGAACAATCTTATTGATGCAGCTTTACAAAGTGGAGTAGAGAAATTTATTTTTTTAGGGAGTTCTTGTATTTATCCAAAGCTGGCTCCACAGCCTTTAAAAGAAGATTATTTATTGACAGATACGCTTGAGCCAACTAATGAATGGTATGCAATAGCAAAAATCACGGGTGTTAAGACCTGTCAAGCGATCAGAAAACAATTCGGAAAAGATTATGTCAGCTTAATGCCAACAAATTTATACGGCACTTATGATAATTTTGACTTGAACACTTCACATGTTTTGCCAGCTATGATACGTAAATTTCATGAAGCAAAAGAAAATAATAATGCTCCTGTTACCCTTTGGGGGAGCGGTACTCCAATGAGAGAATTTTTATTTGTCGATGATATGGCTAAAGCAGTTATTTTTGCGTTAGAGAATAAATTACCCGACTATTTGTATAATGTTGGAACAGGAGAAGATCTGACTATAAAGCAGTTAGCTGAAACTGTACAGCGGATTACAAGACATAAAGGTGAAATTATCTGGGATTCCAGTAAACCTGATGGAACACCTAGAAAGTTAATGGATGTTTCAAAAATGCATGAATTAGGATGGAAGCATCAGGTAGATCTTGAAGAAGGAATTCAAAAAACCTATGATTGGTTTTTGCAGAACGTAGGTAAATTTAAACAAGTTAAATTGTAG
- the gmd gene encoding GDP-mannose 4,6-dehydratase produces MSTQKVALITGITGQDGSYLAELLLEKGYQVHGVKRRASSFNTQRIDHIYQDQHQAHVDFKLHYGDLTDSTNIIRIIQEVQPDEIYNLGAMSHVKVSFDSPEYVANVDGIGTLRILEAVRLLGLTKKTRVYQASTSELYGGLAENKNEKGFYDESSPFYPRSPYGAAKIYGFWITKNYREAYNMFACNGILFNHESPRRGETFVTRKITMATAAIAKGKQDCLYLGNLNSQRDWGHAKDYVEAMWRILQQDVAEDYVIATGVTTYIRDFVRLSFAEIGVELSFEGEQENEVAKVVACNNPLYQLEIGSVVVRVDPEYYRPTEVDLLIGDPAKSKRLGWEPKYDLAALVKEMVESDLKLF; encoded by the coding sequence ATGAGCACTCAAAAAGTCGCATTAATAACAGGAATCACGGGTCAGGATGGATCTTATTTAGCCGAATTATTATTAGAAAAAGGATACCAAGTACACGGAGTTAAAAGACGCGCCTCCTCTTTTAATACTCAACGTATTGATCATATCTATCAAGATCAGCATCAAGCACATGTTGATTTCAAATTACATTACGGTGATTTGACCGATTCTACTAATATAATACGAATAATTCAGGAAGTACAACCTGATGAAATTTATAATTTAGGTGCTATGTCTCATGTGAAAGTATCTTTTGATTCTCCCGAATATGTGGCAAATGTAGACGGTATTGGTACTTTGCGAATTTTGGAGGCGGTAAGGCTTTTAGGATTAACTAAAAAGACTAGAGTTTACCAAGCATCTACTTCAGAATTATATGGTGGTTTGGCAGAAAATAAAAATGAAAAAGGTTTTTATGATGAAAGCTCTCCATTTTATCCACGTTCACCTTATGGAGCGGCTAAAATTTATGGTTTTTGGATTACTAAAAATTATCGTGAAGCTTACAATATGTTTGCTTGCAATGGAATTTTATTTAATCATGAATCGCCACGCAGAGGAGAAACTTTTGTAACCCGTAAAATTACGATGGCAACGGCAGCTATAGCGAAAGGAAAACAGGATTGTCTGTATTTAGGAAACCTAAACTCTCAAAGAGACTGGGGACATGCAAAAGATTATGTAGAAGCGATGTGGAGAATCTTGCAACAAGACGTTGCAGAAGACTATGTAATTGCAACAGGAGTTACGACTTATATCCGTGATTTTGTTCGTTTATCTTTTGCAGAAATTGGAGTAGAGTTATCTTTTGAAGGAGAACAAGAAAACGAAGTAGCTAAAGTTGTGGCTTGTAATAACCCATTATATCAACTGGAAATTGGTTCAGTAGTTGTACGTGTGGATCCTGAATATTACCGCCCTACCGAAGTAGATTTATTGATTGGTGATCCTGCAAAATCCAAACGATTGGGTTGGGAACCTAAATATGATTTAGCCGCTTTGGTAAAGGAAATGGTTGAAAGTGATTTGAAATTGTTTTAG
- a CDS encoding cytidylyltransferase domain-containing protein, translated as MKITAVIPIRKGSERVKDKNVKAFGDTNLLEYKINALKEVSEINEIVVNTDSETAIEIAIKNNVKFHRRESFYASTECPANDYFWYLGEHTECDLVAYTPVTNPFIKPETFKKCIELFDFATDRSIVTASVVKEFLWRGDAPLNFSLQKHPKSQELTDILAINFGLCLLSRETLIKYRTVIGPNPQIYSVSHIEGLDIDTPLDFFIAEQVYDKLKENTDFFNK; from the coding sequence ATGAAAATCACAGCTGTTATTCCTATACGAAAAGGTTCAGAAAGGGTAAAAGATAAAAATGTAAAAGCATTTGGCGATACTAATTTGTTAGAGTATAAAATAAATGCATTGAAAGAAGTAAGTGAAATTAATGAAATTGTTGTTAATACTGATTCTGAAACAGCAATTGAAATAGCAATTAAAAATAATGTGAAATTTCACAGGAGGGAATCATTTTATGCTTCAACAGAGTGTCCTGCAAATGATTATTTTTGGTATTTAGGCGAACACACTGAATGTGATTTAGTAGCATATACACCTGTAACTAATCCATTTATTAAGCCAGAAACATTTAAAAAATGTATTGAACTTTTTGATTTTGCTACTGATAGAAGCATTGTAACCGCAAGCGTTGTAAAAGAGTTTTTATGGAGAGGTGATGCACCACTTAATTTTTCGTTACAAAAGCACCCTAAAAGTCAAGAGTTAACAGATATTCTTGCAATTAATTTTGGTCTATGCTTGTTGTCTAGAGAAACTCTTATAAAGTATAGAACAGTAATTGGACCTAATCCACAAATATATTCCGTATCTCATATTGAAGGATTAGATATTGATACACCCTTAGATTTTTTTATAGCTGAGCAAGTGTATGATAAGTTGAAGGAAAATACAGACTTTTTTAATAAATAA
- a CDS encoding inositol monophosphatase family protein, which yields MSICSKIIESINASLPEILEKRNTRIMKEDNSYVTEGDLLCEKIVRNFIAENLPDYFLVSEESTELNVINSKKEKVIILDPIDGTENFTSGLKEWGVALCVYEKGKHVESMLALPELNCYLKTGDSITKFESRICGISSSLTKEDILKLETGFEYRIIGCAVYNMYNVITGSFFSFENPKGAKIWDIIPGLNLALENGLSVIVNNKKYYGELLDPDKKYRFRITNK from the coding sequence ATGTCAATTTGTAGCAAAATTATTGAGTCAATTAATGCTTCACTTCCAGAAATTCTTGAAAAAAGAAATACAAGAATAATGAAGGAAGATAACAGTTATGTGACCGAAGGAGATTTGCTTTGCGAAAAGATCGTTCGAAATTTTATAGCTGAAAATTTACCGGACTATTTTTTGGTTTCAGAAGAATCAACAGAACTTAATGTCATTAATTCTAAAAAAGAGAAAGTAATTATTTTAGATCCTATTGATGGTACTGAAAATTTTACATCTGGTTTGAAAGAATGGGGAGTGGCTCTTTGTGTTTATGAAAAAGGGAAGCATGTTGAGTCAATGCTTGCTTTGCCTGAATTAAATTGTTATCTTAAGACTGGAGATAGTATTACAAAATTCGAATCTAGAATTTGTGGCATTTCTTCAAGTTTAACTAAAGAAGATATTTTAAAATTAGAAACAGGGTTTGAATATAGAATTATAGGTTGTGCGGTTTATAATATGTATAATGTTATAACGGGATCTTTTTTTAGTTTTGAAAATCCGAAAGGAGCTAAAATTTGGGATATTATTCCTGGATTAAATTTAGCATTAGAAAATGGTTTATCAGTAATTGTTAATAATAAGAAATATTATGGAGAACTTCTTGACCCAGATAAAAAGTATCGTTTCAGAATTACAAACAAATAA